Within the Pengzhenrongella sicca genome, the region CAGCGCTTCTGCGCACACACGACCGCTCGAAGGACGCCCCTGAGAGCAAACCGGACACGATTCACTCATCAGGCAAAGGAGCACACGATGGTGCAAGAGCACAGGCCGGCCGCGATCTCGGCTGAGGTCGAACGAACCTCGGGCGACCTGAAACGAGCGGCCATCTCCGGATGGGCAGGCACAGCCATGGAGTTCATGGACTTCCAGCTGTACTCCCTCGCCGCGGCAATCGTCTTCAACCAGATCTTCTTCCCCGAAGTCTCGCCGGCAGTCGGACTCATCGCGGCGATGGGAACCTACGGCGTCGGCTACGTCGCCAGGCTCGCGGGGGCGATCTACTTCGGGCGCATGGGAGACCGCATCGGCCGAAAGAAGGTCCTGTTCATCACCATCACTCTGATGGGCGCCTCGACCACCCTCATCGGGGTGCTCCCGACCTACGCCCAGGTGGGGCTGCTCGCGCCCGCGCTATTGGTCCTCCTCCGCCTGATCCAGGGCTTCGGCGCGGGCGCTGAGATCGCCGGCGCGACGGTAATGCTCGCCGAGTACGCGCCGCCGAAGAAGCGTGGTGTGATCGCGTCGCTCGTCAGCCTCGGCACCAACACGGGCACCCTTGCCGCAACGGGCATCTGGGCTGTGCTGCTCGCGACGCTCTCCGAAGAGCAACTGCTCAGCTGGGGCTGGCGCATCCCGTTCCTGTTCAGCTTCGTGCTGATGATCTTCGCGATCTGGATCCGGACCCACCTCAAGGAGAGCCCGGTCTTCGAGAGCCGCGCCGACCTGACCGACGAAGGCATCGCATTGACTCACGACGAGCTCAAGGCCGCAGCCGCAAAGCCTGAAGAGGCCAGCGCGCTCGAGGCTGCCCTGCACCAGCGCAAGGGCAAGGCCTTCTTCATCGCCCTCGGCCTGCGGTTCGGGCAAGCGGGCAACTCCGGTCTGATCCAGACGTTCCTCATCGGCTACATCGCCACCACGATGCTGCTTGACCGCAGCATCGCGACAAACGCGATTCTCTACAGCTCCATCATCGGCTTCGCGACCGTTCCGATCGTGGGCCTTCTCGGTGACCGGTTTGGCCGGCGGCCGGTGTACATGGTCCTCACGCTTGTCTCGGCGATTCTCGCCTTTCCGCTGCTGAACCTCATCCAGCAGGGCAACCCGGTCGCCTTGACCATTTCGATGATCCTGCTGCACAACCTCGCGGTGCTGGGTCTGTTCTCGTTGGAGAGCGTCACGATGGCCGAGCTGTTCGGAGCACGGACTCGTTTCACCCAGCTGGCCCTGGCCAAGGAGATCGGCGGGATCCTCGCCACTGCCATCGGCCCGCTCCTGGCCGCGACGCTGACTGCCGTGACCGGCTCGTGGTGGCCGATCGCCGCGATGCTCGTCGGCTACAGCCTGATCACCCTCGTCTCGGCGTTCGTCTCGCCTGAGGTGCGCGGCCGTGACCTGGTTCGGCTGGAGGATGCAGTATGAAGGCCGTCGTGGTGCACGGCACCGGCGACCTCCGGGTCGACGACCTGCCCGACCCCAGTGCAGCACCGGGCGAGGTGCTCGTCGAGATGGAATGGGGCGGGATCTGTGGATCGGATCTGGCCTACTGGCGCCATGGCCGCTCGGGCACGGCCGTGCTCAAGCGCCCGATGGTTCTCGGGCACGAAGTCGCGGGCCGAATCGTCGAGGTGGCCTCGGACGTGACAGATCTCGAGGCGGGGCAGCGGGTGACTTTTCAACCGGCGCAACTGGTCGGGGACGGCATCATGCCGCCACGGCTCGTCGGCCGCACCAACTTGTACCCGGCGGTGCGGTACTTCGGCTCCGCGGGCTTCGACCCGCATACCGATGGTGGCTTCTGCCAGCTCAAGGCCGTGCGGGCTGACCAGATCAGACGGCTGCCGGAGAAGGTGCCAACCAAGGACGGCGCCGTTGCCGAGCCCCTCGCGGTGGCGATCCACGCCGTCCAGCGTGTCGACGTCGCCGGTCGCACCGTGCTCGTCAACGGCTGTGGTCCGATCGGAGCCTTGATCGTTGCGGCGGCCAAGTTCGCAGGCGCGGCCACAGTCATTGCCGCGGACGTATCGGAGTCCTCCCTCGGAGTCGCCCGGGCCATGGGTGCCGACCAGATCGTCAACGTGTCCGGCCGCCAACTGCCGTCGGACGTCGAGCTGGTCTTCGAGGCATCGGGCGTTCCCGCGACCCTCGGTGCGGTCCTGCACGCCACCGCGAAGGGCGGCACCCTGGTCCAGGTCGGCAACTTGCCCGGTAGCGAGATCACCGCGGTGCTGGGCGACTTGATCAGTCGCGAGATCAGCTGGATCGGCTCCTACCGGTTCTCCGAGGAGATCGACGACGCCATCGCCGCCCTGGCGGCCGGGCTCGACGTCGGCCCGCTCATGACCCACACCTTCGGGATCGAGGACGCAGCCGAAGCCATGCGCGTGGCAGCGGACCGCAGCACCGGTAGCAGCAAAGTGATGCTCCGTCTGAACTGATTTGGTTCGGGCGTCCGGACGGCGCTGCGCCGTCCGGACGCCCCACTGCCCGACCATGCCCGAAGGATGCCCGGACTATGCCCGGACGATGAAAGGAACATGATGGCTACGAGGCCGGTTGCCGAACTGCGCCGCCTAGGCGAGGGTCTTCACCTCTCGGAAGGGGTGACGCTGCCTCGCGCGATACCCGAGGGGGTCGGGATAGTGCACCTGGGCTGGGGTGCCTTCCATCGAGGGCACCAGGCGGTCTACACCGAGGACGCGATGGCCGCTACCGGTGACCTGCGCTGGGGCATCCTCGGGGACGTCGAGCGGACGCCGCAGCTGGTCGACGCGGTGCGCCCGCAAGGCGGGTGGTACACCGTGCTCTCGGTCGGTCTCGACGCTGAAGGGAACGTCGTGGAGTCGGCACGCGTGGTCGGTTCCGTGGTCGACGTGGCTTACCCGGGCAAGGAAACCCCCCGGTTGCTTGGCGCTATGACCGCGCCTACCACCCACCTGATCACGCTGACGGTCACGGAAAAGGGGTACACCCGCCGGCCCGACGGGCACCTGGACACCGATCAGGCCGACCCCGACATTCGGGCCCTCGCGGCCGAGGAGTCTGCCGGCTCGGGCGACGTGTCGGCGGCCTCACCGGCCGCTACCGCCGTGGGGTTGCTCGTGCGCGGGCTGGCCGCGAGGCGCCGCGCCGGCGGTTACCCGCTGACGGTGCTCTCGTGCGACAACATGCCCGACAACGGCAAGGTGCTCAAGGCCGTTGTCGATGAGTTCCTTGACGTCGCGTTGCCGGGCGCCGCTGGTGAGTTGCTGCGCAACTGGCTCTCCGGGTCCGTGACGTTCCCGGGGTCGATGGTTGACCGGATCACCCCCGCCACCACCCCAGAGGTCCTCGACAAGGTGGCGGGCGTGATCGGGGCTCGCGACGAGGGAGCGATCATCGCCGAACCCTTCACCCAGTGGGTCATCGAGGATAACTTCGCCGGTCCGCGCCCGGCCTGGGAGTTGGTCGGTGCGGAACTGACCGACGACGTCGTCCCGTGGGAGGACGCGAAGCTGCGCCTGCTCAACGGAACGCACTCCCTGCTCGCCTATGCAGGCCGCCTCGCCGGGCACACCACGCTCGCCGAGGCCGTGACCGACCCGGCGATCGCGGAGCACGCCCGGGCGTTCATGTTTGACGACGCGCTCCCGACACTCGCCGCGCCCGACGGCGCGGACCTGCGGGCATACGGCGACGAGCTGATGCGCCGATTCGCGAACCCGGCGACCGGTCACACCACACGGCAGGTCTCTACCGACGGCACGCAGAAGATCCCGTTCCGCTGGGGCGTCGCAGCGACGTGGAACCTCGAACGCGGCCGCGTGCCGCAGGGTGTCGCGTACGGCCTCGCCGCCTGGAGCGAGTTCGTCCGGCGCGCCGTCCGCGACGGCGCCGAGCTCGGGGACCCGGCAGGTGCGGAGCGGCTGAGCAGCGTCGTGCGAGAAGTGGGCCTCGACGACATCCCAGGCGTGGCGACCGCACTCGTGGCATTGCCCGGCGTGCTGCCGGCCGGCGCCGGCACGCACACCGGCCTGGTCGCAGCCGTAGTCGGCCATGCCGTCGCACTCGCCGTCACCGACCTCGGTCTTGACTGACCCATACCGACACCACCTGACTGCGTCGTCGCGGCGGGTTTGGCCCCGAACGAGGAGGAACCACCATGAAGATGGGCTTTCGCTGGTACGGCGACGGAAACGACACCGTCACACTCGACGAGATCCGGCAGATCCCCGGGGTCGAGACGATCGTATGGAGCCTGCACCAGAAGCAGGCGGGCGAGGTGTGGGAGACCGCGGAGATCGCGGCGGAGATCGCCGCGATCACCACGATCCCCGCGGAGGCGGCCGCGCGCGGCGTCACCAAGACCTTCGACGCCACCGTGGTGGAGTCGGTCAACGTGCATGAGTCGATCAAGCTGGGCAAGACCGTGCTCGGGCTCAGCCGCGACGAGGCGATCGCCAACTACATCACCACGATCGAGCGGCTCGGGCGCGCCGGCGTAAGGGTGATCTGCTACAACTTCATGCCGGTCTTCGACTGGCTCCGCACCGACCTCTGGCACCCGTTGCCCGACGGGTCCACCGCACTGTTCTACGAGAAGGCCGTCGTAGACCAGTTGTCGCCGGAAAGGCTCATCGCTGACATGGAAGCCAACTCGGGCGGGCTGACCTTGCCCGGCTGGGAGCCCGAGCGGCTCGCGAGCTTCAGCGAGCTCAACGCGGCCTATGAGGGGGTGACCCACGCAGACATGTACGTCAACTACAAGTACTTCCTCGACGCGATCATCCCCACCTGCGAGGAGTACGACGTCAAGATGGGCGTCCACCCCGACGACCCGCCCTTTGACCTGTTCGGCTGGCCCCGCGTCGTCTCGAACAAGGACGACCTAGCCACCGTGCTGTCGCTCAACGACAGCCCCTACAACGGGCTGACGCTTTGCCTGGGATCGTTCTCGGCCAATCCCGAGCACGACGCGGTCGACGCGGTGACGACGTTCATGGACCGCATCCACTTCTCTCACGTGCGCAACCTCAAGCACTTCCCGAACGGGGACTTCTCCGAGGTCGGCCATCGAGCGAACGAAGGCGACGTCGACACCGTGGGAATCATGACCGCCTACGCCAACGCCGGGTACACCGGGTACATCCGCCCCGACCACGGCCGACACCTCTGGGACGAAAACACCACCCGCAAACCGCGACCTGGCTACGGGCTGTACGACCGCGCACTCGGCATCCAGTATCTCCTCGGAGTCTGGGACGCCGTCAACTACAACGCCTGACGCTCGCCGACTGAGCACCCGTTCAGTAGTCGCAACTCCGCCGATGTTGGCGCAAGGGCTCGTTCAAGATGCCCGCGCACGCCTCGGACCGCTAGTCGCGCCACCACGGACAACTCTCGCTGTATTTGACGGCCTATCCAGTACCTATGCATTGGAGATCTCATGGACACTCTTTCCGCCCTGCGCGCCGCGCGCCTCGTTCCGGTTGTCGTTCTCGATGACGCGGCCGATGCCGATGCCCTCGCCGGGGCGCTGGTCGCCGGTGGCCTGCCCGTCGCCGAGGTGACGTTCCGCACCGCCGCTGCGGAGGACTCGATCCGGGCGATGGCCGGCCGAGGCGACATCCTCGTGGGTGCCGGCACCGTGCGCACCGTCGAGCAGGTCGACAAGGCTGTCGCCGCCGGCGCGAGCTACATCGTGTCTCCCGGGCTCAGCCGCGCGGTCGTCGAGCGCTGCCAGGAGCACGGCGTGCTCGCGCTCCCCGGCGCGGTCACCGCGACCGAGGTCCAGGCCGCGCTCGAGCTCGGCCTGACGACCGTCAAGTTCTTCCCCGCCGGCACGTCCGGCGGCGCGCCGGCGATCAAGGCGCTCACCGCGCCATTCGGCCACGTCAGCTTCGTGCCTACGGGCGGCGTCGGCCCCAAGAACCTCGGCGACTACCTCGCGATCCCGACCGTCGCCGCCGTCGGCGGGTCGTGGATGTGCCCGCGTGACCTGGTCACTGCCGGTGACTTCGCCGGGATCACCGCGCTCACGGCCGAGGCCGTCGCGCTCGCCGCCTCGCTGACCGCGGGGGCGTGACCATGACGACCAGCAACGCTCTGGACATCCGGCCCGCGGCCGAGTGCCGGTACGACGCCGTCTCGCTTGGCGAGGTCATGCTGCGCCTCGACCCGGGTGAGGGGCGCATCCGCACGGCGCGGTCCTTCCGCGCCTGGGAGGGCGGCGGCGAGTACAACGTCGCGCGCGGGCTGCGCCGGGCCTTCGGGCTTCGCGGCGCCGTCGTCACGGCGCTCGCCGACAACGAGATCGGCCGGCTGGTCGAGGACCTCATCCTCACCGGCGGGCTCGACACGTCCTTCATCCAGTGGGTCCCGTACGACGGCATCGGCCGCGGCGTGCGCAACGGGCTCAACTTCACCGAGCGCGGCTTCGGAGTGCGCGGCGCCGTCGGCGTCTCCGACCGGGGCAACACCGCCGTGTCGCAGATGAAGCCGGGCGACGTCGACTGGGACCACCTGTTCGGCGAGCTGGGCGTGCGCTGGCTGCACACCGGTGGCATCTTCGCCGCGCTGAGCGAGTCCGCAGCGGACACAGTGGTGGAGGCCGTGACGGCCGCGAAGAAGTACGGCACGGTCGTGTCGTACGACCTGAACTACCGCCCGAGCCTGTGGAAGGCCATCGGCGGCCTGGAGAAGGCGCAGTCGGTCAACCGCGAGATCGCTAAGTACATCGACGTGATGATCGGCAACGAGGAGGACTTCACCGCCAGCCTCGGGTTCGAGGTCGAGGGTGGGGACGCGTCGCTCGCTGAGCTCGAGGTCGACAAGTTCGCGAAGATGATCGAGACCGCCGCGGCCGCGTACCCGAACTTCAAGGTCATCGGCACGACGATGCGGACCGTGCGGTCGGCGTCGATCAACGACTGGGGCGCGCTCGCGTGGTCGCCCGAGACCGGCGTCGTGCAGGCGACGCACCGCGAGCGGCTCGAGATCCTCGACCGCGTGGGCGGCGGCGACTCGTTCGCGTCCGGCCTGATCTACGGTCTCCTCGAGGGCGAGCCGCTCCAGACGGCCGTCGAGTACGGGGCTGCGCACGGCGCGCTCGCGATGACCACCCCCGGCGACACCACGATGGTCACCAAGGCGGAGGTCCTCAAGCTGGCTGGCGGCGGCGGCGCTCGCGTCGACCGCTAGCCAGCACCGCGACGCCAACCGCAACAAGCCACAACCGCAACGTCCGCCCGCGCCGATGGGCTCCCAAGTTTGCGCTCTCCCGCTCAGGCCTTGGGGGGCAAAAGGTGAGACCCGGAGGGGCGCCGACCCAAGCGTTTGACCTCCTCACCCGGGTTCACGCCTCTCGGGTCGTGCCAAAGACGTTTTTCTGAAGTGGTCAATAGGCATTGGAGATACCGAATGCGGCGCGGGTGCTGACGATTTCCGATGCGCCCCAGAAGATGTGTGGCACCCCAAGCCGCTCAGCAGCGACGCGGCTCAACTGTCGCTTTGTGACGGCGGGCGCCGCCACGCTCACCGAGACTGCGGACCCGCTGGTCAAACCACTGCCATGCTGCTCGCATCCCGCGCCCCACTGTGCGCTTCGTGACAGTCCTCGCCCCGCCGGCACTTCTGGCCCTCGCTGCTTGCGGGACGCTATCGCCGTCGTCGCCGACGTCCCGCGCCGCCGGCCCGATGTCATACCTGCCCGCCTGGCTGGAATGGCGACAGGAGGGCGGTGGCCGCGGCGATAGCGCGGAACGCAGCGCCGGCCGCGCCCATGCCGGTCAATGCGACAAGGAGGTCGCCGCGCAGGGCGCCGGTGTCGGGGATCTCGACCCGGTGGCGGTCGCGGCTGTGCGTGAGCGCCGCGTTCGGCACCCCGCGCACCGCGAACAGACCGACGCACGTCGGAAGGTGTCGCACGCGCTGACAGTCGCGGCGAAGATCATCGATCGGGTGCTCTGGCCCGAAGACGAGCAACCGACACCGGCCCAGCTCGTATGCCTCCTGATCCTGCGCGGCGACATGGTCGGGCGGCTGGGCGACGAGACGAAAGCGGTGTCGACGCTGGAACGGGCAGCCGCGGTGCAACTGACCGAAGAGGAACACGCGTCGGTCCGCGACGACTGGCGCGACTGAAAGACCTGCGAGGCGAGCTGCTAGCCACATCTCTGGCCGCCCTGCGCCGGATCATGTGAGGCGTTGCGACCGTGGCTACCCGCCATTTGGCACGCAGCGCTCTCGCCGTCGATCACCGCCTGGTCGACGGCGAACTCGGCGCTTGCACGCTCCGGGAACTCGCCGCCACCCTCAACAACCCGCCCGCGCCCTGGTTGGAGCTGAGCGGGTCATCCCGAACGGCCAGATCGAACGCGCGGGCGGTGTGCTCAACCTGGTGCGAGGCCGTCTAGGAGGACGTGAAGGTAGCGGTCGGCGAGTTCGGGTGAGGCCTCCCCGGCACGTACTGCATGGTGGACGCCGGACAACAAGCGGCGGAGGTCGTCGGCGCTCACATCTGGCCGAACCTGCCTCGTAGCACGGGCTTTCGTCAGCAGATCCGTCACTGTGGCGGCCAGGGCTGCGCCGAGCTTTGTGGTTTCGGGGTACTCGAATCGGGGTGAGGCGAGAACTGTTGCCAGTGCTGGGTCGGCAAGCAGGGCGTGGAAGGCGGCCTGCAGGACCCGTCGTAGGGCGATACCGGGGTCGTGTTCCTCGGCCACGACGGCCACCGTTTCCCTGACCAACATCTCTAGTCGATCAAGGATGAGCGCCTCGAGCAGTGCTGCCGGGTTCGCAAACTGGCGGTAGACGGTGCCAACGCCAACCCCCGCGCGCCGGGCAATCACATTGAACGGCAGGCCCAGGTCGCCGTCGGCGGCGAGGTCTCGGGCCGCTGCGAGCACTTTGGCGCGGTTGCGTCGGGCGTCAGACCGCTGCTGTGGGCTCGCCGCGTTCAGCTGCTCTTGCGGTGGGTTCGACACCGGCTAACAGTAGCAACCGGATCACTAATCCGTTTTCCTGATAGGC harbors:
- the eda gene encoding bifunctional 4-hydroxy-2-oxoglutarate aldolase/2-dehydro-3-deoxy-phosphogluconate aldolase, with the translated sequence MDTLSALRAARLVPVVVLDDAADADALAGALVAGGLPVAEVTFRTAAAEDSIRAMAGRGDILVGAGTVRTVEQVDKAVAAGASYIVSPGLSRAVVERCQEHGVLALPGAVTATEVQAALELGLTTVKFFPAGTSGGAPAIKALTAPFGHVSFVPTGGVGPKNLGDYLAIPTVAAVGGSWMCPRDLVTAGDFAGITALTAEAVALAASLTAGA
- a CDS encoding L-idonate 5-dehydrogenase, with translation MKAVVVHGTGDLRVDDLPDPSAAPGEVLVEMEWGGICGSDLAYWRHGRSGTAVLKRPMVLGHEVAGRIVEVASDVTDLEAGQRVTFQPAQLVGDGIMPPRLVGRTNLYPAVRYFGSAGFDPHTDGGFCQLKAVRADQIRRLPEKVPTKDGAVAEPLAVAIHAVQRVDVAGRTVLVNGCGPIGALIVAAAKFAGAATVIAADVSESSLGVARAMGADQIVNVSGRQLPSDVELVFEASGVPATLGAVLHATAKGGTLVQVGNLPGSEITAVLGDLISREISWIGSYRFSEEIDDAIAALAAGLDVGPLMTHTFGIEDAAEAMRVAADRSTGSSKVMLRLN
- a CDS encoding sugar kinase, which gives rise to MTTSNALDIRPAAECRYDAVSLGEVMLRLDPGEGRIRTARSFRAWEGGGEYNVARGLRRAFGLRGAVVTALADNEIGRLVEDLILTGGLDTSFIQWVPYDGIGRGVRNGLNFTERGFGVRGAVGVSDRGNTAVSQMKPGDVDWDHLFGELGVRWLHTGGIFAALSESAADTVVEAVTAAKKYGTVVSYDLNYRPSLWKAIGGLEKAQSVNREIAKYIDVMIGNEEDFTASLGFEVEGGDASLAELEVDKFAKMIETAAAAYPNFKVIGTTMRTVRSASINDWGALAWSPETGVVQATHRERLEILDRVGGGDSFASGLIYGLLEGEPLQTAVEYGAAHGALAMTTPGDTTMVTKAEVLKLAGGGGARVDR
- a CDS encoding TetR/AcrR family transcriptional regulator, with protein sequence MSNPPQEQLNAASPQQRSDARRNRAKVLAAARDLAADGDLGLPFNVIARRAGVGVGTVYRQFANPAALLEALILDRLEMLVRETVAVVAEEHDPGIALRRVLQAAFHALLADPALATVLASPRFEYPETTKLGAALAATVTDLLTKARATRQVRPDVSADDLRRLLSGVHHAVRAGEASPELADRYLHVLLDGLAPG
- a CDS encoding MFS transporter, which codes for MVQEHRPAAISAEVERTSGDLKRAAISGWAGTAMEFMDFQLYSLAAAIVFNQIFFPEVSPAVGLIAAMGTYGVGYVARLAGAIYFGRMGDRIGRKKVLFITITLMGASTTLIGVLPTYAQVGLLAPALLVLLRLIQGFGAGAEIAGATVMLAEYAPPKKRGVIASLVSLGTNTGTLAATGIWAVLLATLSEEQLLSWGWRIPFLFSFVLMIFAIWIRTHLKESPVFESRADLTDEGIALTHDELKAAAAKPEEASALEAALHQRKGKAFFIALGLRFGQAGNSGLIQTFLIGYIATTMLLDRSIATNAILYSSIIGFATVPIVGLLGDRFGRRPVYMVLTLVSAILAFPLLNLIQQGNPVALTISMILLHNLAVLGLFSLESVTMAELFGARTRFTQLALAKEIGGILATAIGPLLAATLTAVTGSWWPIAAMLVGYSLITLVSAFVSPEVRGRDLVRLEDAV
- a CDS encoding mannonate dehydratase gives rise to the protein MKMGFRWYGDGNDTVTLDEIRQIPGVETIVWSLHQKQAGEVWETAEIAAEIAAITTIPAEAAARGVTKTFDATVVESVNVHESIKLGKTVLGLSRDEAIANYITTIERLGRAGVRVICYNFMPVFDWLRTDLWHPLPDGSTALFYEKAVVDQLSPERLIADMEANSGGLTLPGWEPERLASFSELNAAYEGVTHADMYVNYKYFLDAIIPTCEEYDVKMGVHPDDPPFDLFGWPRVVSNKDDLATVLSLNDSPYNGLTLCLGSFSANPEHDAVDAVTTFMDRIHFSHVRNLKHFPNGDFSEVGHRANEGDVDTVGIMTAYANAGYTGYIRPDHGRHLWDENTTRKPRPGYGLYDRALGIQYLLGVWDAVNYNA
- a CDS encoding mannitol dehydrogenase family protein, with amino-acid sequence MATRPVAELRRLGEGLHLSEGVTLPRAIPEGVGIVHLGWGAFHRGHQAVYTEDAMAATGDLRWGILGDVERTPQLVDAVRPQGGWYTVLSVGLDAEGNVVESARVVGSVVDVAYPGKETPRLLGAMTAPTTHLITLTVTEKGYTRRPDGHLDTDQADPDIRALAAEESAGSGDVSAASPAATAVGLLVRGLAARRRAGGYPLTVLSCDNMPDNGKVLKAVVDEFLDVALPGAAGELLRNWLSGSVTFPGSMVDRITPATTPEVLDKVAGVIGARDEGAIIAEPFTQWVIEDNFAGPRPAWELVGAELTDDVVPWEDAKLRLLNGTHSLLAYAGRLAGHTTLAEAVTDPAIAEHARAFMFDDALPTLAAPDGADLRAYGDELMRRFANPATGHTTRQVSTDGTQKIPFRWGVAATWNLERGRVPQGVAYGLAAWSEFVRRAVRDGAELGDPAGAERLSSVVREVGLDDIPGVATALVALPGVLPAGAGTHTGLVAAVVGHAVALAVTDLGLD